One segment of Mesoplodon densirostris isolate mMesDen1 chromosome 6, mMesDen1 primary haplotype, whole genome shotgun sequence DNA contains the following:
- the LOC132491676 gene encoding spermatogenesis-associated protein 31A6-like — MKSVWGQRRVLGLQVPTPACPVRPSWPHLLSYSCLERLPGKGNFHQLSCQDPPGETCKAVPAGACGSYCLKGWEPCMNTSCRVSFLDPDTREVLEAHIKRFWVKHRWTLPLKVLKPINLFKSKKCQPSTVLQFATSPSATCVSGSHSTVKFAEFLEKPPRAHSGDKVIREESVPTLKRPLLVPSTVCKEIQSTLGAVPSIDYHGPSKASLTGQEGRPPSQSLTLSLVGRTWKSESVEWVKRDSLEPGPISATVRNEPREESGGQASRDPCHRVTVMEVNLGSQSLRGEEAREAVEAKESPALQPQSSVILETKVLTKSQTTNVHMTSLEAPGASRSFLLPRLSVFQHPGEPCLNMEVASEFNSKVKVQSDNQLQDFPKHRFLAADNLASQVPQCHPQRVPTRDRLPSQGPSGLVEAQRSHLGQQEPKTSKLQDSWKSQSKMIAPTYKREDCRRHKPGEHEERFKELGTSQAGSMSRPAQVRGITDSLGSRCLQLMPEKKHSPPESLFRKRMRLFLKWIFPKKKVNGRDALQKKKPISATAQSHGSVKSRSTLKSETAEGRAGMTAVGQIVEENRAVHHGLHATKLNEHRLEFQVPVCGGFGCHRLTPYPEQGRMMGSTACSHEATSKGQSCPIREREVRHQPSLKSVRFDDEQLGLRCLPSLPPKKSLFPVSTCQYGPRIPGAPARHQHYCPRHCHLWGGVLPGRQ, encoded by the coding sequence ATGAAGTCAgtgtgggggcagaggagggttcTTGGGCTGCAGGTGCCCACCCCTGCCTGTCCTGTCCGGCCATCCTGGCCCCATCTGCTCTCCTACAGCTGCCTGGAGAGGCTTCCTGGCAAGGGCAACTTTCATCAGCTCTCATGTCAAGACCCTCCTGGTGAGACGTGCAAAGCCGtgcctgctggagcctgtggaaGCTACTGCTTGAAGGGTTGGGAACCCTGCATGAACACCTCCTGTAGGGTTTCCTTCCTTGATCCAGACACTCGAGAGGTGCTGGAAGCACATATTAAAAGGTTTTGGGTAAAGCACAGGTGGACCCTACCCCTCAAGGTCCTCAAGCCCATAAATCTCTTTAAGTCGAAAAAGTGCCAACCCTCCACCGTTCTGCAGTTTGCCACTTCCCCTTCAGCCACCTGTGTGTCTGGGTCCCACTCAACAGTCAAGTTTGCTGAGTTCCTGGAGAAACCTCCTCGGGCTCATTCAGGAGATAAGGTGATAAGAGAAGAGTCAGTTCCTACCCTGAAgaggcctctccttgtcccctcaACTGTGTGTAAGGAAATCCAGAGTACCCTGGGAGCGGTTCCATCTATTGACTACCATGGGCCCTCAAAGGCTTCTCTGACTGGACAGGAGGGCAGGCCACCTTCTCAGTCCCTCACACTCAGCCTTGtgggcagaacctggaagagtgagAGTGTGGAATGGGTCAAGAGGGACAGCCTAGAGCCAGGTCCAATTTCAGCAACGGTCAGGAatgagccaagagaggagagtggtggtcaggcctcacgagacccctgccatagggtaacagtgatggaggtgaacttaggatcccaatctttgagaggtgaagaggccagggaggctgtggaggccaaggagtctcctgctcttcaaccacagtctagtgttatcttggaaaccaaagtgttgacaaaatcccaaaccacaaatgTACATATGACGAGTTTAGAGGCGCCAGGGGCCAGTAGAAGTTTTCTACTACCTAGACTGTCTGTTTTCCAACATCCAGGTGAGCCATGCCTTAACATGGAGGTTGCTAGTGAGTTTAACTCCAAAGTAAAGGTACAGTCAGACAACCAGCTTcaggactttcccaaacacaggttccttgctgcagacaacttggcttctcaggtgcctcagtgccatccccagagagtccccACCAGAGACAGGTTACCTTCCCAGGGGCCAAGTGGCCTTGTGGAAGCCCAAAGGAGCCAcctagggcagcaggagcccaaaacttcaaaactccaagactcatggaagagccagagcaagatgATTGCCCCTACTTACAAAAGAGAGGACTGTAGGAGGCATAAACCAGGAGAGCATGAAGAAAGGTTTAAAGAATTAGGGACCTCTCAAGCTGGAAGTATGAGCCgccctgcccaggtcaggggaataacagactctcttgggagcagatgtctccagctcATGCCAGAGAAGAAACATAGCCCTCCAGAAagcctcttcagaaaaaggatgaggctatttttaaagtggattttccccaagaaaaaagtcaatggtcgagatgctctgcaaaaaaaaaagcccatatcaGCCACTGCCCAGAGTCACGGATCCGTCAAAAGCAGATCAACCTTGAAGAGTGAGACTGCTGAGGGTCGGGCAGGCATGACAGCTGTTGGACAGATCgtagaagaaaacagagcagtTCACCATGGACTTCATGCCACAAAGTTAAACGAACACAGACTGGAGTTCCAAGTCCCAGTATGTGGGGGTTTCGGCTGCCATAGGCTTACCCCCTACCCAGAGCAAGGGAGAATGATGGGTTCTACAGCCTGCAGTCATGAAGCCACCTCCAAGGGCCAGAGTTGTCCTAtcagggaaagggaagtcagacaccaaCCTAGTTTGAAAAGTGTAAGGTTCGAcgatgagcagctgggcctaaggtgcctcccatccttgccccccAAGAAGAGTTTGTTTCCAGTTAGTACCTGCCAGTATGGGCCAAGGATTCCAGGTGCCCCAGCCCGCCATCAACACTACtgtccaaggcattgtcatctttggggaggtgtcttgcctggtcgacagtaa